AGTGAGACCATATTCATGGTGGAACCGCCGAGCACTGAGGTTGTTGGCCCTACTGCAAATACAGAGTTTTTAAAGAAACTCTCTGATGAATCCGGCGCAAGGTTTATTACTACCGATGAGAGCCCCGGCAAACTCAAATTGGACAGCTCTAAAAAGAAAACCCTTATTGGATATCAGACTAAAAAACTTTGGGACAATCCATTTACTTTCCTAGTTCTAATAGCAATGTTATCATCTGAGTGGCTTCTTAGAAGAAGATGGGGACTAAAGTAGCCTGAAATTACCTGGTAAGATATTTCAAATTTAAATTTGATTTTTTGGAGTTCATGGGATGCTTCTTGCTGTAGACATAGGAAACACAAACATAGTATTTGGACTGTTCGATGCGGATCAAATCAAAAGTCATTGGCGCATCAGCAGTGATAAATCCAGAACCTCTGATGAATACGGTGTGCTGTTTAAAAAACTCATAGACATAAAAGAGATCGATACAAGCAAAATCAAGGGAGCAGCAATTTCATGCGTAGTGCCAACACTTTTAGAAACTATAATGGATGCGCTTAACACATACTTTGAAGTTGAACCTATCACTGTTGGACCGGGAGTGAAAACCGGTATGCCTATTTTATATCACAACCCTAAGGAAGTTGGGGCAGACAGGATTGTAAACGGGGTTGCAGCTTTTGAGCGGTTTCATAAAAGCGCAGTGGTTGTAGATTTTGGTACAGCCACTACTTTTGACTGCATATCTGAAAAGGGAGAATACCTAGGTGGACTTATCACAACTGGGCTTCACGTATCGGCTGAAGCTTTGTATCAAAAAGCATCCAAGCTGCCAAGAGTCGAGATTGCCACACCGGATACTGTAATAGGGAAAACAACTGTAGAAAGCATTCAGTCAGGCCTTGTCCACGGATACGCGGGACTTGTGGACGGCATCGTTAACAAGATCAAAAAAGAGCTAAACACAACACCTAATGTTATTGCTACAGGAGGCTCTGCCCAGCTTATTGCAAACCAGAGCGAAACTATCGAAGAAGTTGATGATTTTCTCACGCTAAAAGGGTTAAAGATTATTTATGAGCGTAACCAATAATTTTCTCATCATTGAGCATAAAACTTCTCACACTCATTATGATTTCTATATGGAGCTGGAACAAGAAATAAAGTCCTGGATTATTCCAAACGGTCTTCCACAACAAAAGAAAGAGAAAAAAATTGCCGTTCAAGATGATCCTGCGGTTAAATCAATCAAAGAGCTTAAATCCGAAAGAAATTTTCTGGACAGTTACGGCAGAGGTGATACAGAAATTTGGGATAGAGGATCCTTTACACTTGAAACAAATAAAAATATCAAAATTATATTTGAAGCAGATGGGGAGAAGCTTTTAGGTAAATACCTTCTTCACGTTCCAAATTGGGGAAAGTGGACAAAAAAAACTCTTTGGACAATTGAAAAAATAAGTTAGCCCACAGTGTCTGCGTTAGTCTAAATTCTTACAAGCATAGTGCTATATCGATAACTGGTTTCTAAGAGCCAAAACACAAAGGCTTAACTATTTAGAGTTTATGTACTAAAATCTTGAGCTAATGAACAAGACGCTCATTATAATCATAAGCGCATTAATCTCCATATCTATATATTTGTTTTTGCCTGCCGACAAAAACGTTCTCAAAGGACTGGCTATTTTATTTTTTATAGGCTCGCTGTGGATTACCGAGGCACTGCCTATAACCGCAACAGCACTACTTGTTCCTATTATTGCAGTAATGACAGGAATTTTTGAGGTAAAACAAGCGCTCAGTCATTTTGCGCATCCCATAATATTCTTATTCCTTGGTGGTTTTGCACTCGCTGCAGCGCTTCATAAATATGAGCTCGATGAGCTTTTTGCAGGCTATATAATGAAAGCAGCTGGCTCAAGGGTTTTATTTTCAATATTAAGCCTATTTATTGCCACTGCTCTTATAAGCATGTGGATAAGTAACACAGCTACAGCTGCCATAATGCTGCCGCTTGCTCTTGGTATAATCTCTAAGCTCAAAGAATCCAATCACAAACTTGAGGTTTTTATCTTGCTCGGCGTTGCCTATTCAGCCAACATCGGAGGCATTGGAACAATTATCGGAAGCCCGCCAAATGCGATCACGGCGGCAAATTTAGGCCTTAGCTTTACCGACTGGCTTGAGTTTGGAATACCATTTATGCTAATTTTGCTTCCGGTTATGATGATTACACTCTATCTTGTTCTCAGGCCTAAATTCCCTAAAATAGATATAGTCAGTTCAGTTACATCAAAACAAATATTTAACAATAAAAAAAGCTATGCTGTGGCCGGAATTTTTGCAGTGACCGTATTGCTGTGGCTTCTTAGTAATCCAATAACCGAGCTACTGGGAATAGGACAAGGTTTTGGGTCTATAATCGCAGTATTTGCAATCGTGCTACTCGTTTTATTTAGAACCATAAGATGGAAGGAGATTGAAAATTTCGCCGACTGGGGTGTTCTGCTATTATTTGGAGGAGGACTCGCTTTAAGCGCCGTATTATCACAGACTGGTGCTAGTGCATACCTAGCCAAATTAGTAGAAACCCACTTAGCCGCATATGGTCCATTTCTTTTAATATTAGGCTCTGTTTTGCTGATGATCTTTTTAACTGAAGTCGCTAGCAACACCGCCAGCGCAGCTATTTTGGTACCTATATTTTTGGCTCTAGGTCAGGAGATCGGTCACGACCCGCCTTACCAGCTTGCCATAACTGTTGGAGTTGCAGCCTCTTGCGCTTTTATGCTACCTGTTGCAACGCCGCCTAATGCACTAGTTTTTGGAACAGAAAAGATAAAACTAAGGGATATGATGAAGGTTGGTTTTAAGCTCAATATTATATGTGCAATTATAATAACGCTTGTAGCCTATTTTCTATTCTGATTGAGCTTTTTAGTAATTTAATCCTTCTTTAGCTCTGCTAGCTCTATTAAAACTCCGTTCATTGCTTTTGGATGTATGAAGGCAACTTTTGAATTATAAGCCCCTTCCCGTGGGGTCTCATCTATTAGACGCACTCCCTTTTCTTTTAACTTTGTGAGCACAGATTCTATGTCGTCCACTTTGTAGCAAATGTGGTGAATTCCCTCTCCGCGTTTCTCTAAAAATTTTGAAATCGGCGAGTCCTCGCTAATGGGCTCTAGAAGCTCAACTGCTGTACCGCCATCTTTGGGAACCAACATAGAGGTATTTACTTTTTGCTCTTCCACTACCTCTCTGTGTTCCACTTTAAGCCCAAGCGCTGTTGTGTATACATCTTCAACTTCGCTCAAATTGTTTACTGCAATAGCCACGTGATATAGATTCTGTAAAATCCCCTTATCCATAGATGAAACTCCTGTACTTGTATTATTTATAGTGAAATATTAGCATAAGTATTAAACGATTAGAATTAGTAGCCCGTAAGCTCTACATAGCCTTTGCCTGATATCTTCTCTCCGCTAACCCTCACGGCCCCCTCCCAATATACAAAAGATAAAAGAAGCTCTTGATTATTCTGAACCGGCGTCACAGTTAGGTTAATATCATATTTAGGGATGGAGATACTCCACTTAGAAGGGTAGACATTCTCCGTCTCTGGGCTTGTCCAGTTATCTAAGACTTTTATATCAAAGTCCTTAGATTTAATCGGAAGAGTTTTTCCATCTTTTAAAACCAGGGTGCCCGATGAATAGGGATCAACTCCGCCGTCTTTTAGCCTTAGCTGATAGAGCATAATCTCACGCCCGTCATCTAACTGAATAGAAAACCAGTCCCACCCCTCTTGGTCCTCGCCTAGAGCGCTTGTACTCCATTCTCGGTCAAGCCAGCTTAGCCCGGATACTTCAAAAACTTGCCCGTCAATCGTGATTTTTCCCTTAGAGTTAATACGCGTCTGAGAGAAATAGTATGAGGCGTTCCCCGGATCCCTACTCTTTTGACTAAGACCCTTATCCCCTTGAAGAACTATAGGCTTTAATGGCATAAGACTAAGCTTTAGGGATACATCACCATCACTTACATTTAATTGAACCTTTTTGGGATCTCCTGTTATTTCCCAGCCATCTATCCAGACCCTAAATGGGGATGTTTGAGCGCCCGCTAGTCCGGCGGCTCCCCTACTCCATTTCTCAGTTGAGTAAAATTTCTCGTTTTTAATGTCCGTGAGAGCAAAGTGGGCGAAGTAAATCTGGTTTGTAGACCAGTCAGATTCTCTTTTTATGTCCTCTGGAGTTAGAGCCCTTCTGAAAAAGGTAAGCTGGTACCCAAACTCTCGGCTGTCTTTTGTGCTTAAATTTCCTGTGTAGTACCACCACTCTGTCTGATACTCAGGGTGAGGGCCGAAATCCTCTGGGAAGCTGAACTCTCTTGGCTTATCAACTCTGGCAAAACCCTCGGCAGTGGTCCCGGATAGAGACTCAGATACATTAACAGACTCAGCAGAGCCATTGTCCTCACTGCATGAGGCTAAGGCAAATAATATTAATATCAGAAAAAGTAAATTTACACGCATGTCTTTAGAACACTACTCCTCTCTTATAAGTTTACTAACATTTTCTTTACCAATTAGATATGCAGGATATATGCCTGCCGCAAGGGCTGCTAAAAGCGCAATCCCTAGCGCCTCAAGGAAATAACTTAACTCAAGCGAGAAATTGAGCGTCCATCCAAATGATCTTAGGTTGACCACATATATAAGTATTATTGCTAAGGTAAGTCCAACGGGTATAGCAAGCACGCCTGAGGTAAGACCAATGAGGCCATTTTCTAAGAAAAGCATTTTACGAAGCTGTCCAACTGACATACCTATAGCTCTTAGCACTCCAAACTCCCTTTCTCTCTCAAGCTGAAGGGCCATCAGTGAGCTTAGTACACTTATAAAAGCCACTATGGCGATAAGGAGCCTAAGTGCAGATGTCACTGTGAATGTTCTATCAAAAGTTTTTATTGCCGATTTTTTAAGATTGCTGTTTGATCTTATTACAATATTTGAAAATGAAGACAATTTAGATCTTAGACTTTCTTCAACAGCTATGGCGTTTTGATCTTCATTAAGATAAACACCCAGTGAGGTAATTTGATCATCATCCCAAAGTGTTCTGTACATATCCTCAGCTATTAATACTATTCCACCCTGAGCGCCGTAGTCATAGTAAATTCCCGAAACTTTAAATTCCCTTTGCCCGCGGTCTGTTTGAAATGTGAGAGTTTCATTTTGGTTTGGTTTGATGTTGTTTTTGTATGCAAATGACTCAGAGATCAAAACAGAGCCGCTTATCATATGGTCCCAAAGTTCATCACTATTACTAGATTCTTGCCATATAAACTCTCTGTTATCCGCGGCAAGATCCTTAGTAACAGAAACAATATTCACAGTTCCGTAATCAGGGCTGTCATACAGAAGTCTTCTAACACTGGCAACCCTCTCAACCCCAGGGGTAGTTGAGATCTGCTCTAATATCCCGGGATCTAGTCCCTTCTGGCTGCTTATATTTGGTGAGTCTATAGTAATAAAGATATCGGCGGTAAGTGCTGCATCCAGCCAACTGACAACTGTTGATCTAAAACTGCCTATCATTATGCTCACGCTTAAGATTACTGATATGGCAACTGTCAAGGATGCAATCGCCACAGCAGTGCGGCTAGTAGCTCTAACTATATTTCTTGGGGCCATCTGGGAAATACGGCCAAAGGGGGTCATGAGTTTTGAAAAGAGCTTCATTAAGAATTTAGTACATAGCGGGACTAAAAATGAGACTCCGAATAAAACCAAAAATATGGAAAGTAGGCTCAGAATAAGGCTTTTGGTAGGTGCTATTATTAAAAGATATCCGAGCGTAATAAATAAAAGACCGATTATTCCAAATAGGGTTACGGATTTCATAAAAAAACTCTCAAAGCTAGATCGCCTTAAGACATTAATTGGGCGAAACCGTGACGCTTCTAAAGAAGGCACAATTGCCGCAATAATGACTGCTACAACTCCTGCCAGAAATCCCTTTAAAATGCTCTGCGTAGATATGCTAAAGTCAGTAACTGTAAGGGTGAAATAGAGATCATTGATTGAGCGCGTAACTAGAGCAACTAAAGTTCGGCCGAGAAAAATGCCGCCAAATATCCCAATTATACTTCCTATAAATCCGATTATCAGAGCTTCAGAGAGTATCATTTTGAAAATTTGCCGTCGTGTTGCGCCAATTGATCTTAGAGTGCCGATTATAGAGCGTCTTTGTATAACCGAGAATGAGACAATGTTATATATGAGGAATACGCCAACAAAAAGAGCTAGCAGGCTAAGCGCAGTTAAATTAAGCTCAAATGAGCGGGTTAAGTTCTTTGCCGAACCAAGCAGTTCATCTTTTTCTTTGAGCTGGGTTTCAGAGGGTAAAAATTGACTAATAATATCGCTCGTTGATTCAGTCTCGTCATCAATAAGTAGATCTATCTGTGACAAAAGCCCTACTTTATCCAAAAGCTCCTGTGCTGTTGATACGTCTGTGAGAATTAAACCGCCGAGGCTCTTAGAAAGCTCGCTATCTTGATTGTTAAGAAAACCAACGATCTGTAACTGAAGTTTTTTGGAGCCGTAATCTACTTTGAGAAAATCTCCAACTTCAATGAATGCACTATTTGCCAGATCTTCTGATATAAGTGCGGAATTAGGTACAGTAAGAATTTTAGTTAAAGTATCGCCTGTGATATTAGAAAGTGGAGCACTTTGATTATCATAGAAAATTAAGTCGGCAAATAGATCTGTGCCCAAGAGCTTTACTGATCTACCATCTAATGAAGGAATATTGACATAGTCCTCAACAATTGGAGCAAGATTGCTAAGTAAAAGCTCAACTCTTAAGTCTTTATAAAGCGTCTCGTCAAAATCAGAGTATTTACCTTGTATGAAGTGGGTAGTCTTAGTTGAAAGTATCTCTTTTGAGATCTTAAATGATCTTGTCGCACTTTGATTGGCAATATCTACAGAAACAATAAGAGCAACTCCAAATGCAATCCCAATTACCAAAAGGAAATTTTGAAGAAGGTGCCTTCGGACATAGCCTAAAGTGACTTTAAGTAGAGGATAATTCATTATTACCAAACCTTATTACTCAGAACTAAGCGATCCGTTGTGCATCGTATAGACTTTGTCTGCGTAATTTATTATCTCTGTGCTATGAGTCGCAATTATCATAGTCTTTTGTGTATCCCGCGAGATCTTTATAAGGAGCTCTAATATATCATGCGCAGTTTCATCATCGAGATTTCCTGTAGGCTCGTCAGCAAGAAGCAAATCCGGATCGTTAATGAGCGCTCTTGCGATTGCAACCCTCTGCTGCTCACCGCCCGAGAGTATATCGGGAAAAGCATCTTTTCTGTCCGCGAGTGAAACCCTTTCCAATAGCTTTAAGGCTCTATTGTTTACAGAACTAGCACTTTCACCGTTTAGCTCGCTCGGCAGAGTTACGTTTTCAATTACGCTTAATGTAGGGATCAGATTAAAAAACTGAAACACAATCCCAACCCTATTTCTTCTAATTAGCGTGAGCTCCTCGTCAGAGAGGGAATTTAAAAGCGTATTTCCTATCCAAACCTCCCCATTATCCGGGCGGTCTATACCCGAGATCAGATTAAGAAGTGTAGTTTTACCAGAGCCGCTCTTCCCAATAAGCGCCGCTATCTCACCCTGTTCAAACTGGGCATCTAGATTGCTTATAATAGAAACAACCTTGCCGGCTTCTTGGTATTGCTTAGAAAGCCCTGTCAGTCTGAGGCTTAAGTTATTATTGTCTTTTTGTTTAGACATAATTAATCAACCAAAACAACTTTATAGAGTTTGAATAAGGGTAATGGCAACCCTTTTTATTTC
The genomic region above belongs to Thermodesulfobacteriota bacterium and contains:
- a CDS encoding DASS family sodium-coupled anion symporter, with the protein product MNKTLIIIISALISISIYLFLPADKNVLKGLAILFFIGSLWITEALPITATALLVPIIAVMTGIFEVKQALSHFAHPIIFLFLGGFALAAALHKYELDELFAGYIMKAAGSRVLFSILSLFIATALISMWISNTATAAIMLPLALGIISKLKESNHKLEVFILLGVAYSANIGGIGTIIGSPPNAITAANLGLSFTDWLEFGIPFMLILLPVMMITLYLVLRPKFPKIDIVSSVTSKQIFNNKKSYAVAGIFAVTVLLWLLSNPITELLGIGQGFGSIIAVFAIVLLVLFRTIRWKEIENFADWGVLLLFGGGLALSAVLSQTGASAYLAKLVETHLAAYGPFLLILGSVLLMIFLTEVASNTASAAILVPIFLALGQEIGHDPPYQLAITVGVAASCAFMLPVATPPNALVFGTEKIKLRDMMKVGFKLNIICAIIITLVAYFLF
- the mce gene encoding methylmalonyl-CoA epimerase is translated as MDKGILQNLYHVAIAVNNLSEVEDVYTTALGLKVEHREVVEEQKVNTSMLVPKDGGTAVELLEPISEDSPISKFLEKRGEGIHHICYKVDDIESVLTKLKEKGVRLIDETPREGAYNSKVAFIHPKAMNGVLIELAELKKD
- a CDS encoding type III pantothenate kinase; this encodes MLLAVDIGNTNIVFGLFDADQIKSHWRISSDKSRTSDEYGVLFKKLIDIKEIDTSKIKGAAISCVVPTLLETIMDALNTYFEVEPITVGPGVKTGMPILYHNPKEVGADRIVNGVAAFERFHKSAVVVDFGTATTFDCISEKGEYLGGLITTGLHVSAEALYQKASKLPRVEIATPDTVIGKTTVESIQSGLVHGYAGLVDGIVNKIKKELNTTPNVIATGGSAQLIANQSETIEEVDDFLTLKGLKIIYERNQ
- a CDS encoding lipocalin-like domain-containing protein produces the protein MRVNLLFLILILFALASCSEDNGSAESVNVSESLSGTTAEGFARVDKPREFSFPEDFGPHPEYQTEWWYYTGNLSTKDSREFGYQLTFFRRALTPEDIKRESDWSTNQIYFAHFALTDIKNEKFYSTEKWSRGAAGLAGAQTSPFRVWIDGWEITGDPKKVQLNVSDGDVSLKLSLMPLKPIVLQGDKGLSQKSRDPGNASYYFSQTRINSKGKITIDGQVFEVSGLSWLDREWSTSALGEDQEGWDWFSIQLDDGREIMLYQLRLKDGGVDPYSSGTLVLKDGKTLPIKSKDFDIKVLDNWTSPETENVYPSKWSISIPKYDINLTVTPVQNNQELLLSFVYWEGAVRVSGEKISGKGYVELTGY
- a CDS encoding DNA polymerase ligase N-terminal domain-containing protein, translating into MSVTNNFLIIEHKTSHTHYDFYMELEQEIKSWIIPNGLPQQKKEKKIAVQDDPAVKSIKELKSERNFLDSYGRGDTEIWDRGSFTLETNKNIKIIFEADGEKLLGKYLLHVPNWGKWTKKTLWTIEKIS
- a CDS encoding FtsX-like permease family protein; translated protein: MNYPLLKVTLGYVRRHLLQNFLLVIGIAFGVALIVSVDIANQSATRSFKISKEILSTKTTHFIQGKYSDFDETLYKDLRVELLLSNLAPIVEDYVNIPSLDGRSVKLLGTDLFADLIFYDNQSAPLSNITGDTLTKILTVPNSALISEDLANSAFIEVGDFLKVDYGSKKLQLQIVGFLNNQDSELSKSLGGLILTDVSTAQELLDKVGLLSQIDLLIDDETESTSDIISQFLPSETQLKEKDELLGSAKNLTRSFELNLTALSLLALFVGVFLIYNIVSFSVIQRRSIIGTLRSIGATRRQIFKMILSEALIIGFIGSIIGIFGGIFLGRTLVALVTRSINDLYFTLTVTDFSISTQSILKGFLAGVVAVIIAAIVPSLEASRFRPINVLRRSSFESFFMKSVTLFGIIGLLFITLGYLLIIAPTKSLILSLLSIFLVLFGVSFLVPLCTKFLMKLFSKLMTPFGRISQMAPRNIVRATSRTAVAIASLTVAISVILSVSIMIGSFRSTVVSWLDAALTADIFITIDSPNISSQKGLDPGILEQISTTPGVERVASVRRLLYDSPDYGTVNIVSVTKDLAADNREFIWQESSNSDELWDHMISGSVLISESFAYKNNIKPNQNETLTFQTDRGQREFKVSGIYYDYGAQGGIVLIAEDMYRTLWDDDQITSLGVYLNEDQNAIAVEESLRSKLSSFSNIVIRSNSNLKKSAIKTFDRTFTVTSALRLLIAIVAFISVLSSLMALQLEREREFGVLRAIGMSVGQLRKMLFLENGLIGLTSGVLAIPVGLTLAIILIYVVNLRSFGWTLNFSLELSYFLEALGIALLAALAAGIYPAYLIGKENVSKLIREE
- a CDS encoding ABC transporter ATP-binding protein, producing the protein MSKQKDNNNLSLRLTGLSKQYQEAGKVVSIISNLDAQFEQGEIAALIGKSGSGKTTLLNLISGIDRPDNGEVWIGNTLLNSLSDEELTLIRRNRVGIVFQFFNLIPTLSVIENVTLPSELNGESASSVNNRALKLLERVSLADRKDAFPDILSGGEQQRVAIARALINDPDLLLADEPTGNLDDETAHDILELLIKISRDTQKTMIIATHSTEIINYADKVYTMHNGSLSSE